A single window of Psychromonas ingrahamii 37 DNA harbors:
- a CDS encoding insulinase family protein produces the protein MSYSHRLTVFVFCFTLSFSSLVSADSKQAASSLEILETAIIQSPNDSREYQVIRLANQLEVLLVSDPDLENSAASLSLPIGSMNNPDQQLGLAHYLEHMLFLGSERYPTINEYSKFMTQHGGYTNAYTAQESTVYGFEVNDSHFAEALDRLGDVMRAPLLDKRYADKERNTVYAEHKTYFDNDMRKFYALQHYTLNPDHPTARFSTGNLTTLKDKPGSKLQDELVNFFETYYSANLMKVALTSPRSIVDLQQMAELYLSQIPNKKATKPVIVSPMLTAKELAISVAIKPTANIKLLQVNFLIPSVQDEYMYQPGGYISRLLGSDHEGGLSNQLQKAGLVESVMAGFYGSFSENYSQFSMQFVMTNAGLKEQDKILASLFAYIELIKKQGISQLQYREQKSGLDRDFKFLTKNSGFSYVMGLSANMQNYPYKDLLFHPYRLDGFNAKFISQLLTYLTPENSRIFKMIPDLEGGTQIPYYQGKYTRDIISQKNQQTWLRQAQNIKLTLPAGNPWLPENFNLVDRQYSAKAQQLVNKEGHSVWFKQSAYFKEPKASMKLHLNSDISDQNPESRITMSLLLEMFSKQFAALHFVAGEAGLNFALSHSNGLLISTSGYSDKQDKLLLTVLNEIKNAQFSEQTLNLAKQEVQRQLNNKVAMKPLDFAFEGFRQLVRQPAWSDAALLAEIDGINLLDINQFIEKILSQSSLRLLALGNLSREQVVDLDSALASIVTIEQQPFYTIKRLQADLNEGALNYQISSKMDDDALATIYLSDLKGDAALATAELLNQLLKPAFYNQIRTEEQLSYSPFSASFPVDDYAAFGLFTQSPTLSNAKLYQRFAVFLENFNKQLDKTSKKEFAVIKKAQIANYLAQPTSLSDEFSYLSHQWLSLKPEIDTEQAYIDSLSAVSLTDVKAFFQTVLVKGENSQPVVIQVQGTKFLKEAILQLHNEVKITNIDSLPKH, from the coding sequence ATGTCATATAGTCATCGACTAACCGTTTTCGTTTTTTGTTTCACATTGAGTTTTTCTTCGCTGGTAAGCGCTGATTCAAAGCAGGCTGCCTCTTCACTTGAAATACTCGAAACAGCAATAATACAAAGCCCAAATGATTCACGTGAATATCAGGTGATCCGTTTGGCGAATCAGCTGGAAGTTCTGCTGGTATCCGATCCGGATTTAGAAAACAGTGCCGCATCGTTATCTTTGCCGATTGGCAGTATGAATAATCCTGATCAGCAACTGGGTCTCGCCCATTATCTGGAGCATATGTTATTTTTAGGCTCAGAGCGTTACCCAACCATTAACGAATATAGTAAATTTATGACTCAACATGGTGGTTATACTAATGCCTATACTGCTCAGGAGAGTACTGTCTATGGGTTTGAAGTCAATGATAGCCACTTTGCTGAAGCGTTAGACAGATTAGGGGACGTGATGCGCGCCCCATTGCTGGATAAGCGTTATGCGGACAAAGAAAGAAATACTGTCTACGCTGAGCATAAAACCTATTTTGATAACGATATGCGTAAATTTTACGCGCTGCAGCATTATACTTTAAATCCGGATCACCCTACAGCGCGTTTTAGTACAGGTAATTTAACCACCTTAAAAGATAAACCTGGCAGTAAATTACAGGATGAATTGGTCAATTTTTTTGAGACCTATTATTCGGCTAATTTAATGAAGGTGGCATTAACCAGTCCGCGCTCAATTGTTGATTTACAGCAAATGGCAGAGTTATATCTTAGCCAGATTCCCAATAAAAAAGCCACTAAACCGGTGATTGTGAGCCCAATGTTAACTGCAAAAGAGTTAGCTATCAGTGTTGCAATAAAACCCACGGCCAATATTAAATTATTGCAGGTTAATTTTTTAATACCGAGCGTCCAAGATGAATATATGTACCAACCTGGTGGTTATATCAGCCGCTTATTAGGCTCAGATCATGAGGGCGGATTATCTAATCAGCTGCAAAAAGCAGGCTTAGTAGAATCTGTGATGGCGGGTTTTTATGGCTCTTTTAGTGAAAACTATTCACAATTTTCAATGCAGTTTGTAATGACCAATGCAGGCTTAAAGGAGCAGGATAAGATTTTAGCCAGTTTATTTGCTTATATTGAGTTAATTAAAAAACAGGGTATTAGTCAACTGCAGTATCGCGAACAAAAAAGCGGCTTAGACAGAGATTTTAAGTTTTTAACCAAAAATTCCGGTTTTAGCTATGTGATGGGTTTGTCCGCTAATATGCAGAACTACCCGTATAAAGATCTTCTGTTTCACCCTTACCGTTTAGATGGTTTTAATGCAAAATTTATATCCCAATTATTAACCTATTTAACACCAGAAAACAGCCGTATTTTTAAAATGATTCCAGATCTGGAAGGGGGAACGCAGATCCCTTATTACCAGGGAAAATATACGCGCGATATTATCAGTCAAAAAAACCAGCAAACTTGGTTGAGACAAGCACAGAACATTAAATTAACCCTGCCCGCGGGTAATCCGTGGTTACCTGAAAATTTCAACTTAGTGGATAGGCAGTATTCAGCGAAAGCGCAGCAGCTGGTTAATAAAGAGGGGCATTCTGTTTGGTTTAAGCAAAGTGCTTATTTTAAGGAACCCAAAGCCAGTATGAAGCTGCATTTAAACAGTGACATTAGCGATCAAAATCCTGAATCCCGGATAACCATGAGCCTATTGCTGGAAATGTTCAGCAAACAATTTGCAGCGCTGCATTTTGTTGCCGGTGAAGCTGGTTTGAACTTTGCTTTAAGTCATTCAAACGGGTTGTTAATCAGCACCTCAGGGTACAGTGATAAACAGGATAAATTATTACTGACCGTATTAAACGAGATTAAAAACGCACAATTTAGTGAGCAAACACTTAACCTTGCCAAGCAGGAAGTGCAGCGGCAGTTAAATAATAAAGTGGCAATGAAACCGTTGGATTTTGCCTTTGAGGGTTTCCGACAATTAGTGCGTCAACCGGCATGGTCCGATGCGGCTCTGCTGGCTGAAATTGACGGGATTAATTTATTAGATATTAATCAATTTATTGAAAAAATATTATCGCAATCGTCTTTACGGCTGTTAGCCTTAGGCAATTTAAGTCGTGAGCAAGTTGTCGATTTAGACAGTGCATTAGCCAGTATTGTGACTATTGAGCAGCAGCCTTTTTATACTATTAAACGTTTACAGGCGGACTTAAATGAAGGGGCATTAAACTATCAAATCAGTTCAAAGATGGATGATGATGCCTTAGCGACTATTTATCTTTCTGACCTTAAAGGGGATGCCGCGTTAGCCACGGCGGAGTTATTAAATCAATTGCTAAAGCCGGCATTTTATAATCAAATTCGGACAGAGGAACAGTTAAGTTACTCTCCTTTTAGCGCAAGTTTTCCTGTTGATGATTATGCTGCCTTTGGACTTTTCACCCAAAGCCCGACGCTCAGCAACGCTAAGTTATATCAACGTTTTGCTGTTTTCCTGGAAAATTTTAATAAGCAGTTAGATAAAACCAGCAAAAAAGAGTTTGCCGTCATTAAAAAAGCACAGATTGCCAATTATTTAGCGCAACCTACTTCGCTTAGCGATGAGTTTTCTTATTTGAGTCATCAATGGTTAAGTCTGAAACCGGAAATAGATACTGAGCAAGCTTATATTGACAGTTTATCGGCAGTCTCCTTAACCGATGTTAAAGCCTTTTTCCAAACTGTTTTGGTAAAGGGTGAAAATTCTCAGCCGGTGGTTATCCAAGTTCAAGGGACAAAATTTTTAAAAGAAGCTATTTTACAGCTTCACAATGAAGTTAAAATTACAAATATAGACAGTTTACCGAAGCATTAA
- the dtd gene encoding D-aminoacyl-tRNA deacylase, with translation MIALIQRVSDARVTVAGENIGQIGPGLLVLLGVEKEDDEAKCKRLAQRVLAYRIFADGDDKMNLNVQQAGGKILVISQFTLAAQTNKGNRPGFSKGAEPIEAKRLYKLFNKNCSEMGIKVETGEFAADMQVSSTNDGPVTFWLQI, from the coding sequence ATGATAGCCCTTATACAGCGTGTTAGTGACGCCAGAGTTACCGTTGCCGGAGAAAATATTGGTCAAATAGGGCCTGGGTTACTGGTTTTATTAGGCGTTGAAAAAGAGGATGATGAAGCTAAATGCAAACGTCTGGCACAACGGGTACTCGCTTATCGAATATTTGCCGACGGCGACGATAAAATGAATCTTAATGTGCAGCAAGCAGGAGGGAAAATTTTAGTTATTTCACAATTTACTCTGGCGGCACAAACGAATAAGGGCAATCGTCCAGGTTTTTCAAAGGGCGCGGAGCCGATCGAGGCCAAACGCCTTTACAAACTGTTTAATAAAAACTGTTCAGAGATGGGTATTAAGGTTGAAACGGGAGAGTTTGCTGCTGATATGCAGGTCAGTTCAACTAACGATGGCCCAGTAACCTTTTGGCTGCAGATTTAG
- a CDS encoding virulence factor BrkB family protein: protein MKFGRKIVMDKVKVTYQYLLFVWRRSEQDNIKVPAGHLAYVTLLSIVPLLAVIFYMLAAFPVFSDLKGMLEDLIYNNLLPTSGDTIQEHISGFIENTKKMSMMGIGSLIAIALLLISTIDQTINRIWRCTNKRSRIQSFTIYWTILSLGPVIIGASLALSSYLFSVFQEHGSLSFGQRLLSLMPFILTWLTFAGVYTLVPHQRVSFRYALIGGLIAAILFFFGTDLFRLYITNFPSQQIIYGALAVIPILFVWIYYSWLIVLIGAEVTATLEEFLKQQEDNNVTKEYLGADI, encoded by the coding sequence ATGAAATTTGGTAGAAAAATTGTGATGGACAAAGTTAAAGTTACCTACCAATACTTGCTCTTTGTATGGCGGCGGAGTGAACAGGATAATATTAAGGTGCCGGCGGGGCATCTGGCCTATGTGACTTTATTATCTATCGTGCCCTTACTGGCCGTTATTTTCTATATGTTAGCGGCTTTTCCAGTTTTTTCTGATCTGAAGGGAATGTTAGAAGATCTTATTTATAACAATCTGCTGCCCACATCTGGAGATACGATTCAGGAGCATATCAGCGGCTTTATTGAAAATACTAAAAAAATGAGCATGATGGGGATTGGCTCATTGATAGCGATTGCATTATTATTGATATCTACGATAGATCAAACCATTAACCGCATCTGGCGTTGCACTAATAAACGTTCCCGAATCCAGTCCTTTACTATTTATTGGACTATTTTAAGCTTGGGTCCGGTGATTATCGGCGCGAGTCTGGCATTAAGCTCTTACCTTTTTAGTGTTTTTCAAGAACATGGCTCTCTGTCATTTGGCCAACGACTATTGAGCTTAATGCCTTTTATTTTAACCTGGTTAACCTTTGCCGGTGTTTATACGCTTGTGCCTCATCAGCGAGTCAGTTTTCGTTATGCATTAATAGGTGGTTTGATTGCGGCTATTCTGTTTTTCTTCGGCACCGATCTTTTCCGCTTATATATTACTAATTTCCCCTCGCAGCAGATAATATACGGTGCGCTGGCAGTGATCCCAATTCTCTTTGTGTGGATCTATTACAGTTGGTTAATTGTTTTAATCGGTGCTGAAGTCACTGCGACATTAGAAGAGTTTTTAAAGCAGCAGGAAGACAACAATGTGACTAAAGAATATTTGGGAGCGGACATATGA